A single window of Chitinophaga sp. XS-30 DNA harbors:
- a CDS encoding 1-phosphofructokinase family hexose kinase: MILTITMNPAVDKSTTIEQLVPDKKLRCSELQMDAGGGGINVSKGISELGGKSIALFPAGGPNGETLKRLLSEKGIDCAIIAVKAETRETFMVTQLSGNKQYRFVMPGHEPDAGTTERCLSQLASMDPFPSIVVASGSLPPGVPEDFYAQVARTVKMKGGKLIVDTSGAALKAAVKEGVFLLKPNLGELASLTGTAYLQEDDILPAARQLISAGSCEIVVVSMGASGAMLVSQDFHGTAPAPDVKKQSTSGAGDSMVAGMTWMLEQGKTLSEILRFGIACGSAATMNPGTQLFRKKDVMQLFVANEEERR; encoded by the coding sequence ATGATCCTTACCATTACCATGAACCCGGCTGTAGATAAAAGCACCACCATTGAACAACTGGTGCCGGATAAAAAACTGCGCTGTTCCGAACTGCAAATGGATGCAGGCGGCGGCGGTATCAATGTCAGCAAAGGCATCAGCGAACTGGGCGGCAAAAGCATTGCCCTGTTCCCTGCCGGTGGCCCCAACGGCGAAACGCTGAAAAGGCTGCTGTCTGAAAAAGGGATCGATTGCGCCATCATAGCTGTAAAGGCAGAAACAAGGGAAACCTTTATGGTCACCCAGCTGTCCGGCAACAAGCAATACCGCTTCGTAATGCCGGGCCATGAGCCGGACGCCGGAACAACGGAACGCTGTTTATCGCAACTGGCATCCATGGACCCATTTCCTTCCATTGTTGTAGCCAGCGGCAGCCTGCCGCCCGGCGTGCCGGAAGACTTCTATGCACAGGTGGCCCGGACCGTCAAGATGAAAGGCGGAAAACTGATCGTGGATACATCCGGCGCAGCACTGAAAGCCGCGGTGAAAGAAGGCGTTTTTCTACTAAAGCCCAACCTTGGGGAACTGGCGTCACTGACCGGTACAGCTTATTTGCAGGAAGATGATATATTACCAGCCGCAAGGCAGCTGATCAGCGCAGGAAGTTGTGAAATAGTGGTGGTATCGATGGGCGCTTCCGGCGCCATGCTCGTCAGCCAGGACTTCCACGGCACCGCCCCTGCCCCGGACGTGAAAAAACAAAGCACGTCCGGAGCCGGAGACAGTATGGTAGCCGGAATGACCTGGATGCTGGAGCAGGGGAAAACGCTCTCGGAAATACTGCGGTTCGGCATTGCCTGTGGCTCCGCAGCTACGATGAACCCCGGCACTCAGCTTTTCAGGAAAAAAGATGTTATGCAGCTGTTTGTCGCAAATGAAGAGGAAAGACGTTAG
- a CDS encoding siderophore-interacting protein, giving the protein MPHVPKWMGDVMENLLASKLLHLRVTDTTPLSTAVRLVRFTGDLRGASNEAGYAMAFRVNGTEFRNYTPSLFLPEKGICEVIFHLHGNGPGSEYASKLTVGDTLKVSLPRGRKLYRENPYHFFFGDETTLGVYKGLQREVTRQGGLCTGILELDAANAFLPGDMGLTTDIVDKGKPDKADHLGELLDKNLGASGMPADAFLYYLMGNARSIQSFRNILKARGVQNRNIRTQAYWAPGKRGL; this is encoded by the coding sequence ATGCCACATGTTCCGAAATGGATGGGCGATGTCATGGAAAATCTGCTGGCATCCAAATTATTGCACCTGCGGGTGACTGATACTACTCCTTTAAGCACCGCTGTCAGACTAGTCCGATTTACGGGAGACCTCCGCGGAGCATCGAACGAGGCCGGTTATGCCATGGCCTTCAGGGTTAACGGCACGGAGTTCAGGAATTATACGCCCTCGCTCTTCCTGCCTGAAAAAGGCATCTGCGAAGTCATTTTTCATCTGCATGGCAACGGCCCGGGAAGTGAATACGCATCAAAACTCACCGTTGGCGATACGCTCAAGGTTAGCCTTCCTCGCGGGCGGAAATTATACCGGGAGAATCCTTATCATTTTTTCTTCGGTGACGAAACGACCCTTGGTGTGTATAAAGGACTGCAGCGGGAAGTGACCCGGCAGGGCGGTTTATGCACCGGCATTCTGGAGCTGGATGCTGCCAATGCATTTCTGCCCGGCGACATGGGGCTGACCACGGATATTGTGGACAAAGGCAAACCGGATAAAGCAGATCACCTCGGCGAATTGCTGGATAAAAATCTAGGCGCCTCCGGCATGCCTGCAGATGCTTTCCTGTACTACCTGATGGGCAATGCCAGGTCCATACAATCCTTCCGTAACATACTCAAAGCCCGCGGCGTGCAAAACCGGAATATCCGCACACAGGCCTACTGGGCGCCGGGGAAAAGAGGATTATAA
- a CDS encoding DUF2892 domain-containing protein, translating into MKINMGLLDRLIRIVVALVVGYLYYTGVISGTLAVVLLIVAGVFVLTSLLGVCPIYRLMGVRTCSRKD; encoded by the coding sequence ATGAAAATCAATATGGGCCTGCTGGACAGGCTGATCCGCATCGTAGTCGCCCTGGTGGTTGGCTACCTCTATTATACAGGCGTTATTTCCGGAACATTGGCAGTTGTGCTGCTGATCGTTGCTGGCGTTTTTGTATTGACCAGTCTGCTAGGCGTTTGCCCGATCTACCGGTTGATGGGTGTCCGTACCTGTTCCAGGAAGGATTGA
- a CDS encoding SDR family oxidoreductase — protein sequence MQNTFKGKTALVTGGSYGIGQATAIAFASRGANVVIADIVEDPEQATAKAVAAAGGKPVFIQCDVADAASVKAMVEKTIATFGRLDFAFNNAGVEGENGNTLDCTEQNWDRTIGVNLKGVWLCMREELPHLLKQGGAIVNCASVAGLMGFPGLPAYVASKHGVVGLTKTAGLEYAKEGVRINAVCPGVIKTAMVDRLTGKDKAVEKQYEDMEPIGRMGKPEEVAAAVVWLCSEEASFVTGHAMPVDGGWLAS from the coding sequence ATGCAGAATACATTTAAGGGTAAAACAGCCCTCGTTACCGGAGGAAGTTACGGCATCGGCCAGGCCACGGCCATAGCATTTGCGTCCAGGGGCGCTAATGTAGTGATCGCGGATATCGTGGAAGACCCTGAACAGGCAACGGCCAAAGCTGTTGCTGCCGCAGGCGGAAAGCCGGTCTTCATACAATGCGATGTGGCCGATGCGGCATCGGTTAAAGCCATGGTGGAAAAAACGATAGCAACATTCGGAAGGCTTGATTTTGCTTTCAATAATGCTGGTGTGGAGGGAGAGAATGGCAATACCCTGGATTGTACGGAGCAGAACTGGGACCGCACCATCGGGGTGAACCTTAAAGGGGTATGGCTTTGCATGAGGGAAGAGTTGCCGCATTTGCTGAAGCAGGGCGGCGCTATCGTGAATTGCGCGTCTGTAGCTGGATTGATGGGATTTCCCGGCCTGCCGGCCTATGTTGCCAGCAAACATGGCGTGGTCGGCCTTACGAAAACAGCCGGCCTGGAATATGCCAAAGAAGGGGTAAGGATCAATGCCGTTTGCCCGGGTGTGATCAAAACAGCAATGGTAGATCGTTTGACGGGAAAGGACAAGGCGGTGGAAAAGCAATATGAGGATATGGAGCCGATAGGCAGAATGGGTAAACCGGAAGAAGTGGCTGCTGCTGTAGTGTGGCTTTGTTCCGAAGAGGCCTCGTTTGTGACCGGGCATGCGATGCCGGTAGACGGCGGATGGTTGGCGAGTTGA
- a CDS encoding AraC family transcriptional regulator, whose amino-acid sequence MSKRSSIPLYSLDSNAKQGLYLKKFSGINAEMPRVREAHRDDHYIFILQEKGDSRMMVDFREVKVKGRQVFCILPGQVHHVISVKDTDAWFVAMDVALVHEGCRQVFGQRLQPLPPMPVKRADAERISGCIGLLESLHRQVNDSVLHQQVIRSLTDAVTGMFAATYMPLMPEGNPGGRRPAIITRQFKELLQRSYKNMKTPSAYAAALNISPSYLNEAVKQTTGLPVSYWIQQEIMTEAKRMLYYTDLTVKEIAYALAYEDHTYFSRLFHKTTGMPPLSFRKKYRE is encoded by the coding sequence ATGAGCAAACGATCCTCCATACCACTATACTCGCTTGACAGCAACGCGAAGCAAGGCCTCTACCTGAAGAAATTCTCCGGCATCAACGCGGAAATGCCCAGGGTCAGGGAGGCCCACCGGGACGATCACTATATCTTCATCCTCCAGGAGAAAGGAGATAGCAGGATGATGGTGGATTTCCGGGAAGTAAAGGTGAAAGGCCGCCAGGTGTTCTGCATTCTGCCCGGACAGGTGCATCACGTTATTTCGGTGAAGGATACGGATGCCTGGTTCGTTGCCATGGATGTAGCGCTTGTGCATGAGGGCTGCCGCCAGGTGTTCGGGCAACGGCTGCAACCACTTCCGCCCATGCCGGTCAAACGTGCGGATGCGGAAAGGATCAGCGGCTGTATCGGCCTGCTGGAAAGCTTGCACCGGCAGGTAAATGACAGCGTGCTCCACCAACAGGTGATCCGTTCCCTCACGGATGCTGTTACCGGGATGTTTGCCGCAACGTATATGCCCCTCATGCCGGAAGGCAATCCCGGCGGACGGCGCCCCGCCATCATCACCCGCCAGTTCAAAGAACTGCTGCAACGCAGCTATAAAAACATGAAAACTCCATCCGCCTATGCCGCCGCGCTGAACATCTCCCCCTCCTACCTGAATGAAGCGGTGAAACAGACCACCGGCCTTCCCGTAAGCTACTGGATACAACAAGAGATCATGACGGAAGCGAAACGGATGTTGTATTATACCGATCTGACCGTAAAAGAGATCGCTTATGCGCTGGCGTATGAAGACCACACTTATTTCTCCCGGCTTTTTCACAAGACGACCGGCATGCCTCCCCTCAGCTTCCGGAAAAAATACCGCGAATAG
- a CDS encoding DUF5017 domain-containing protein, protein MKRSFIIILTGIAFITASCNKNMEVDVPSFQVSLDPARLVADTFTYRLGDTTRFIFSGSAGNIAFYSGESGKSYANRSVASRLGTVMLSFASKAEWGTQTNTLQVLATNKLASADSATVVNADWTDITSRGAIAVNATVVNSGNIDLTDLVSGADDSLFIAFKYSGVTGTTQRTWTITNFFVKNILPDQQYTVASLATDASYWLRYGNVWTPASARWTATASDLKIIGGGGTSPTNTSWIVSKPMYVGRIAPDVSTGIKSINEPDKEGHNYMYTAAGIYTATFVAFNHTLDEEKSVMREFIIKVIP, encoded by the coding sequence ATGAAAAGATCATTCATCATCATACTCACTGGTATCGCTTTTATTACCGCGTCCTGCAATAAAAATATGGAAGTGGATGTGCCGTCTTTCCAGGTGAGCCTAGATCCTGCCAGGCTTGTAGCCGATACATTCACCTACAGGCTGGGGGATACCACCCGTTTTATCTTCAGCGGCAGCGCCGGGAATATTGCCTTTTATTCCGGGGAGTCCGGCAAAAGTTATGCGAACAGGAGCGTGGCTTCCCGCCTGGGCACCGTAATGCTTTCCTTTGCTTCCAAAGCGGAATGGGGCACGCAGACCAATACCCTGCAGGTACTGGCGACCAACAAGCTGGCTTCCGCGGATTCTGCTACGGTTGTGAATGCGGACTGGACGGATATCACTTCCCGCGGAGCGATTGCCGTAAATGCCACGGTAGTGAATTCCGGGAACATCGATCTGACGGACCTCGTGTCCGGCGCCGATGATTCCCTGTTCATTGCATTCAAATACAGTGGAGTAACAGGCACCACGCAGCGCACCTGGACGATCACGAATTTTTTCGTCAAAAATATACTGCCTGACCAGCAATACACCGTTGCTTCCCTGGCTACGGATGCCAGCTACTGGCTGCGGTATGGCAACGTCTGGACGCCTGCGAGCGCCAGGTGGACGGCAACGGCTTCCGACCTGAAGATCATTGGCGGCGGCGGTACCAGTCCTACCAATACCAGCTGGATCGTAAGCAAACCGATGTACGTGGGCCGCATCGCCCCGGATGTCAGCACCGGCATCAAAAGCATCAATGAGCCGGACAAGGAAGGGCATAATTATATGTACACTGCTGCCGGCATCTACACTGCCACTTTTGTAGCGTTTAACCATACGCTGGATGAGGAGAAGAGCGTAATGAGGGAGTTTATTATCAAAGTGATACCATAA
- a CDS encoding glycoside hydrolase family 88 protein gives MKLWTYFLVTTGLLAFTADRSEDDFVKSNFSFAQQQLKLMLRETGAEKALTFPRTINATGKMVLTNMYDWTPGFFPGSLWYAYEYTKDSKLRQQAVAWTEKLEPLKDFTRHHDLGFMVYCSYGNAYRLTGNTAYRDILVQAARSLSTRFNEVTGSIKSWNVFKSWHGNRNYYYPVIIDNMMNLELLFFAGKVTGDTSFRHIAVTHAEQAMKNQVRPDYSSWHVVCYDTITGKVEGRETAQGYADNSTWARGQAWGIYGFTMVYRETGDPRFLRTAEGMADWFLDHSDLPEDKVPYWDFNANQPGFTPGINSNANKVTGRYRDASAAAITASALFELSGYAKGKEDKYRKAAIRILHSLASSAYRAPAGKNGNFLLMHSVGSIPHNTEIDVPLVYADYYFIEALQRYNHLLTRAL, from the coding sequence ATGAAACTTTGGACCTATTTTTTAGTGACGACAGGCCTGCTTGCATTTACGGCAGACAGGAGCGAAGATGATTTTGTGAAAAGCAACTTTTCCTTCGCGCAGCAACAGCTGAAGCTGATGCTCCGGGAAACCGGGGCCGAAAAGGCCCTCACATTCCCCCGGACCATCAATGCAACAGGAAAAATGGTGCTGACCAATATGTATGACTGGACGCCGGGCTTCTTTCCCGGCAGCCTTTGGTACGCCTACGAATACACGAAAGACAGCAAGCTGCGGCAGCAGGCCGTAGCCTGGACGGAAAAGCTGGAGCCGCTGAAAGACTTCACCCGCCATCACGATCTTGGGTTTATGGTGTATTGCAGCTACGGGAACGCCTACCGGCTCACCGGCAATACCGCCTACCGCGATATTCTCGTGCAGGCAGCCCGTTCCCTCAGCACCCGGTTCAATGAAGTGACCGGCAGCATCAAATCCTGGAACGTATTCAAATCATGGCATGGCAACCGCAATTATTATTACCCGGTGATCATCGACAATATGATGAACCTGGAACTGCTGTTCTTTGCCGGAAAGGTCACCGGCGATACCAGCTTCCGCCATATTGCGGTGACGCATGCGGAACAGGCGATGAAAAACCAGGTGCGGCCGGATTACAGCTCCTGGCATGTGGTGTGCTACGATACGATCACCGGCAAAGTGGAAGGGCGCGAAACGGCGCAGGGCTATGCCGATAACTCTACCTGGGCCAGGGGCCAGGCCTGGGGGATCTATGGTTTTACCATGGTGTACCGCGAAACCGGTGACCCGCGTTTTCTGCGGACTGCGGAAGGGATGGCGGACTGGTTCCTCGACCATTCGGACCTGCCGGAAGACAAAGTGCCTTATTGGGATTTCAATGCAAATCAACCGGGATTCACGCCCGGCATCAACTCGAACGCTAACAAGGTAACTGGCAGGTACAGGGATGCATCGGCCGCAGCCATCACCGCTTCTGCTCTATTTGAGCTGAGCGGTTATGCGAAAGGGAAGGAAGACAAATATCGCAAAGCTGCCATCCGTATATTGCATTCCCTGGCCAGTTCCGCTTACCGCGCACCTGCGGGCAAAAACGGTAATTTCCTGTTGATGCACAGCGTAGGCAGCATTCCGCATAACACAGAAATAGATGTGCCGCTGGTGTATGCTGATTACTACTTCATAGAAGCCCTGCAGCGCTACAACCATCTTCTGACGCGCGCTTTGTAA
- a CDS encoding isoprenylcysteine carboxylmethyltransferase family protein → MKKLIPPFLLFICLLLMVAASLLIPQPHFINPPWHLTGLTLLAAGAAMAIWTSRKFRQRNTAIHTFRAPGTLVTDGLFRFSRNPVYLGFSMILAGVTLLLGVPSSLYILLLFILITDRWYIRYEEQEMEKIFGDAYRLYKARVRRWL, encoded by the coding sequence ATGAAAAAACTGATCCCTCCGTTTCTGTTATTCATTTGCCTCCTGCTGATGGTTGCCGCATCCCTGCTCATTCCCCAACCGCATTTCATCAACCCGCCCTGGCATCTCACCGGCCTGACGCTCCTTGCCGCGGGGGCGGCTATGGCCATATGGACCAGCCGGAAATTCCGCCAGCGCAACACGGCCATCCATACCTTCCGGGCGCCGGGAACCTTGGTCACGGACGGCCTGTTCCGCTTCAGCCGGAATCCTGTCTATCTGGGTTTTTCGATGATATTGGCAGGTGTAACGCTGCTGCTCGGTGTGCCATCCTCCTTATACATACTCCTGCTCTTCATACTGATCACCGACCGGTGGTATATCCGTTATGAAGAACAGGAGATGGAAAAGATATTCGGTGACGCGTACCGGCTTTACAAAGCGCGCGTCAGAAGATGGTTGTAG
- a CDS encoding RagB/SusD family nutrient uptake outer membrane protein: MKPSLIKFIRICIITSVSAAGLTSCKKFLDTKPTDFYSPGNYYTTEAQLQQALNGIYGDLMRSEMYGQVMHFNFVSTTDEVMSSRTADGDARGLRYNYDASLVYVGGIWRFSYLGINNINSLLQHIDKPAMDEARRDIIRGQALFLRGFLYFILTSNYGDVPLVLSPLGISDVTVPAAPQRQVYEQIEKDMKEAETLLQDYTVAKLGYNDVVTLTAVQAMLARVYLYWAGYPQNDVSKYAEVIKYADKVESSGMHALNPSYRQIFINLCQDQYDVKENIWELGSVGAAAGVVNKGGNDIGNFVGITSNLTAADTSSYGSAGWVWVTKKLYDAYEVDPASTATPNKSSLDTRRDWNCADYIFSGNPRLRRARTNPWQMSAGKFRREYCPASIRNTNGVGGTYNINWPVIRYADVLLMRAEAENYLNGPAAAYEDINLVRKRGYGIMNGNVVKSVSVTSQGSGYTAAPAVTISGGGGSGATASAVVTGGKVTGIYLNSPGALAPGTYYSSAPVVVIGTAWMPGATYAAGTQITNGGNLYTVTTAGTATTTAPTHTSGASDPVLTGAEFTWAGEAATAAATITVGNEADLTPGLGKEAFQLAIRDERMRELCFEAVRKADLIRWGNFYEDMQTFASWAAANGASVAASGNPNGLQGVQNVAPRHVLLPKPTYELNLNRALIQNDGW; encoded by the coding sequence ATGAAACCGAGTTTGATAAAATTCATCCGTATCTGTATCATCACATCAGTCTCCGCAGCGGGATTGACTTCCTGCAAAAAATTCCTGGATACGAAGCCGACCGATTTCTATTCACCGGGTAACTACTACACTACCGAAGCGCAGCTGCAACAGGCGCTGAACGGTATTTACGGCGACCTGATGCGGTCCGAGATGTATGGTCAGGTGATGCATTTCAATTTTGTGTCCACTACGGACGAGGTTATGTCCAGCCGCACGGCGGACGGCGATGCGAGAGGGCTGCGCTATAATTATGATGCTTCGCTGGTGTACGTCGGCGGCATCTGGCGTTTTTCCTATCTCGGTATCAATAACATCAATTCGCTGTTGCAGCATATCGATAAACCGGCGATGGATGAGGCGAGAAGGGATATTATCCGGGGCCAGGCGCTGTTCCTGCGCGGCTTCCTGTATTTCATCCTTACCAGCAATTACGGGGATGTGCCGCTGGTATTGAGCCCGCTGGGCATCAGTGATGTAACGGTTCCTGCCGCTCCGCAGCGCCAGGTGTATGAGCAGATAGAAAAAGACATGAAGGAAGCGGAGACCCTGCTGCAGGATTATACCGTAGCAAAGCTCGGGTATAACGATGTGGTGACGCTCACCGCCGTGCAGGCCATGCTGGCAAGGGTGTACCTCTACTGGGCCGGTTATCCGCAGAACGATGTTTCCAAATATGCAGAAGTGATCAAATATGCTGACAAAGTGGAAAGTTCCGGCATGCATGCGCTGAACCCCAGTTACCGCCAGATATTCATCAATCTCTGCCAGGACCAGTATGATGTGAAGGAGAACATCTGGGAATTGGGTTCCGTAGGCGCAGCCGCAGGTGTGGTGAACAAAGGGGGGAATGATATCGGGAATTTTGTGGGCATCACGTCCAACCTTACGGCGGCGGATACCAGCTCATACGGCAGCGCCGGATGGGTATGGGTCACCAAAAAACTCTATGACGCGTATGAAGTGGACCCGGCCAGCACGGCCACTCCCAATAAATCATCGCTGGATACCCGGCGGGACTGGAACTGTGCCGATTACATTTTCAGCGGCAATCCCCGCTTGCGCAGGGCCAGAACTAACCCCTGGCAGATGAGCGCCGGAAAATTCAGAAGAGAGTATTGTCCCGCTTCGATCAGGAATACCAATGGTGTTGGCGGAACGTATAATATCAACTGGCCGGTGATCCGTTACGCGGATGTATTGCTGATGCGCGCGGAAGCGGAGAACTATCTGAACGGTCCCGCTGCGGCCTATGAAGATATCAATCTCGTCAGGAAGCGCGGTTACGGCATCATGAACGGCAATGTGGTGAAATCCGTTTCGGTCACCAGCCAGGGAAGCGGTTACACAGCCGCTCCGGCGGTAACGATCTCCGGTGGCGGCGGAAGCGGTGCAACAGCGTCGGCAGTGGTGACCGGTGGGAAGGTGACCGGCATTTACCTGAACAGTCCCGGTGCGCTGGCTCCCGGCACCTATTATTCTTCCGCGCCCGTAGTCGTGATCGGCACCGCATGGATGCCCGGCGCTACTTATGCCGCCGGTACGCAGATCACCAACGGCGGTAACCTGTACACCGTTACCACAGCCGGTACGGCAACAACCACAGCACCCACGCATACCTCCGGCGCTTCCGACCCGGTACTGACCGGCGCGGAATTTACCTGGGCCGGCGAAGCCGCTACAGCCGCGGCTACCATTACCGTGGGCAATGAAGCGGACCTGACGCCCGGTCTCGGCAAGGAGGCCTTTCAGTTGGCGATACGGGACGAGCGGATGAGAGAGCTTTGCTTTGAAGCCGTGCGTAAAGCGGACCTGATCCGTTGGGGGAATTTTTATGAAGATATGCAGACGTTCGCGTCCTGGGCCGCTGCCAATGGCGCCTCCGTTGCCGCCAGCGGCAATCCAAACGGACTGCAGGGCGTGCAGAACGTAGCGCCGAGGCATGTGCTGCTGCCCAAGCCTACTTATGAACTGAACCTGAACCGTGCGCTTATACAGAACGACGGGTGGTGA
- a CDS encoding polysaccharide deacetylase family protein yields MMWPLFMIWALMNGPADLPSLPQVPVLCYHNMVPEKHASNPFLFITPTQFREQMKGLRDSGYQSIHPDQLAAYILDGKPLPEKPVLISFDDTRTEHFYVAAGILQELRFRGTFFIMTVCINKPRYLSSHEIKLLADSGHTVAAHTWDHPNLKTAHQPDWEKQLSAPRKTLEKITSRPVHHFAYPFGAWNSQVVEELQKAGYRTAFQLDQAMDPRMPAYTIRRIMVSGEWSAARLQEEMKKRF; encoded by the coding sequence ATGATGTGGCCGTTATTCATGATATGGGCCCTGATGAACGGACCGGCAGACCTTCCCTCCCTGCCGCAGGTGCCTGTATTATGCTATCACAACATGGTGCCGGAAAAGCACGCCAGCAACCCCTTCCTCTTCATTACGCCCACACAGTTCCGGGAGCAGATGAAAGGCCTGCGGGACAGCGGGTACCAGTCTATTCATCCCGACCAACTGGCGGCGTACATCCTTGACGGCAAGCCCCTGCCGGAGAAACCCGTACTGATCAGCTTCGACGATACCCGGACGGAACACTTCTACGTGGCCGCGGGAATACTGCAGGAACTCCGCTTCAGGGGAACGTTCTTCATCATGACCGTCTGCATCAACAAACCCCGCTACCTCAGCTCCCATGAAATAAAACTGCTGGCAGACAGCGGGCATACGGTAGCCGCTCACACCTGGGACCATCCCAATCTGAAAACCGCCCATCAGCCGGACTGGGAAAAACAGCTTTCCGCGCCCCGTAAAACGCTGGAAAAGATCACCAGCAGACCGGTACACCATTTTGCTTATCCCTTCGGCGCCTGGAACAGCCAGGTTGTGGAAGAACTGCAAAAAGCGGGATACCGCACCGCTTTTCAGCTGGATCAGGCGATGGATCCCCGCATGCCGGCATATACGATCCGCCGCATCATGGTTTCGGGTGAATGGTCTGCTGCCCGACTGCAGGAAGAAATGAAGAAACGCTTCTGA
- a CDS encoding DUF6528 family protein: protein MKSLFVVAAVMLSFGCKRDNADAVSTVLPETLQSAVTAAATPKEIIICDQKNARIVMVDIANGNAITWEWKANASYAMIHTAAEAWFSNLSDAKLVYNGTYVLATASGGGVALIKVSTKKAVWYDYAGGNTHSAELLPNGNVVTASSTGGYLRIFSVDSYINDQSAQTGPIAFEDVHNVVWDHQRQVLYAAGKNKLKKFSYNGSCMSPSLTLLATYTLPQGNAHDLFPVHGSTTELWLSNSNYVYKFNVVTGTFTLVKTLSKVKSVTSGPAGYQTIVAVANGNGGETWRTDRVTDLVTGSAVYMNSSFGLYKARWKLVNAFSYPAGDSYHECTH from the coding sequence ATGAAATCACTCTTTGTTGTAGCAGCAGTAATGCTGTCATTCGGCTGCAAGCGCGATAATGCTGATGCCGTGAGCACTGTTTTGCCCGAAACCCTTCAATCCGCTGTAACTGCAGCGGCCACCCCGAAAGAGATCATTATCTGTGATCAGAAGAATGCCCGCATCGTAATGGTGGACATTGCGAATGGCAATGCCATTACCTGGGAATGGAAGGCCAATGCCTCGTATGCGATGATCCATACGGCGGCGGAAGCCTGGTTTTCCAACCTTAGTGACGCCAAACTGGTATATAATGGCACGTATGTGCTGGCCACGGCATCCGGCGGCGGTGTGGCGCTGATCAAAGTATCTACCAAAAAGGCCGTCTGGTACGATTATGCCGGTGGCAACACTCATTCCGCCGAGCTGCTGCCCAATGGGAATGTGGTGACGGCCTCCTCCACCGGAGGTTACCTGCGGATCTTCTCTGTGGACTCCTACATTAATGACCAGTCTGCGCAGACCGGGCCTATTGCATTTGAGGATGTGCATAATGTAGTGTGGGACCATCAGCGGCAGGTGTTATATGCCGCAGGAAAAAACAAACTGAAGAAATTCAGCTACAACGGCAGCTGCATGTCCCCGTCACTGACCTTGCTGGCGACCTATACGTTGCCGCAGGGCAATGCGCATGACCTTTTTCCGGTGCATGGCAGCACAACGGAGCTTTGGCTCTCCAACTCCAATTATGTATATAAGTTTAATGTGGTGACGGGAACGTTCACGCTGGTGAAGACCCTCAGTAAGGTGAAGTCCGTTACTTCCGGCCCGGCAGGTTATCAAACGATCGTAGCCGTTGCGAATGGCAATGGCGGAGAAACATGGCGTACCGACCGTGTTACTGATCTGGTTACCGGCAGTGCTGTGTACATGAATTCTTCCTTCGGCTTATACAAGGCCCGCTGGAAGCTGGTGAACGCTTTCAGTTATCCGGCCGGGGACAGCTATCATGAGTGTACGCACTAA